A region from the Lycium barbarum isolate Lr01 chromosome 8, ASM1917538v2, whole genome shotgun sequence genome encodes:
- the LOC132607972 gene encoding uncharacterized protein LOC132607972: MSNLSKLEFVALDISGKNYLSWVLDAEIHLDAKGLGATITQDNTSSSQDKAKTMIFLRHHLDKGLKVEYLTVKDPLELWTGLKERITSQLKLCGDNITDEDMLEKTLTTFHASNLILQQQYRERGFKKHADLISCLLVAEQHNTLLLKNYEARPTGTALFPEANVANRGGASSVNARVESHMTLKNDDEAGPSRKYDDNVEANLTLKDDDFDRLDDITHLEVEDFFGDQN; this comes from the exons ATGTCGAATTTGTCGAAGCTTGAGTTTGTGGCACTTGATATCTCCGGAAAAAATTACCTATCATGGGTACTCGATGCTGAAATTCACCTAGACGCCAAAGGTCTTGGTGCCACGATTACTCAGGATAATACATCATCGAGTCAGGACAAAGCGAAGACAATGATTTTCCTTCGTCATCATCTGGATAAAGGATTGAAGGTTGAATACCTGACAGTGAAAGATCCACTTGAATTGTGGACTGGTTTGAAGGAAAG AATTACTTCCCAATTGAAATTATGTGGGGATAATATAACTGACGAGGATATGTTGGAAAAGACTCTTACGACTTTTCATGCCTCCAATTTGATATTACAACAACAGTATCGTGAAAGGGGTTTTAAAAAGCATGCTGATTTGATATCATGTCTTCTTGTGGCTGAGCAGCACAATACccttttattgaaaaattatgaagCCCGTCCCACTGGAACTGCTCTATTCCCggaagcgaatgtg GCAAATAGAGGTGGTGCCTCTTCTGTTAATGCCCGGGTGGAGTCACACATGACTTTAAAAAATGACGATGAGGCAGGGCCTTCACGAAAATATGATGATAATGTTGAAGCTAATTTGACTTTGAAAGATGATGATTTTGATAGGCTTGATGATATTACTCATTTGGAAGTTGAAGACTTCTTTGGAGATCAAAATTGA
- the LOC132607973 gene encoding secreted RxLR effector protein 161-like yields the protein MKDLGKTKFCLGLQIEHLTNGIFVHQLTYTEKVLKRFYMDKSHPLSTPMVVRSLDINKDPFRPKENDEELIGDETPYLSAIGALIYLQGTIDLGLFFSYESKSDMIGYADAGYLSDPHKARSQTGYLFTYGGTAISWCSMKQTIAATSSNHAEIIAIHEASRECVWLRSMT from the exons atgaaagatctaGGTAAGACAAAATTTTGTCTTGGTCTACAAATTGAGCATTTGACAAATGGAATATTTGTTCATCAATTAACATACACTGAAAAGGTTTTAAAGCGTTTTTACATGGATAAATCACATCCGTTGAGTACCCCGATGGTTGTGAGATCGCTTGACATAAATAAAGATCCATTTCGACCTAAGGAAAATGATGAAGAGCTCATTGGTGATGAAACTCCATATCTCAGTGCAATTGGGGCATTGAT ATATCTTCAAGGAACAATTGATCTGGGATTATttttttcttatgaatccaagtCAGATATGAtcggttatgcagatgcaggataTTTGTCTGACCCACATAAAgcccgatctcaaacaggctatttaTTTACATATGGAGGTACAGCTATATCATGGTGTTCAATGAAACAAACAATAGCTgccacttcttcaaatcatgcggaGATAATAGCCATTCATGAAGCTAGTCGGGAGTGTGTTTGGTTGAGATCAATGACTTAA